In Serratia sp. FDAARGOS_506, a genomic segment contains:
- the rppH gene encoding RNA pyrophosphohydrolase gives MIDDDGYRPNVGIVICNRQGQVLWARRYGQHSWQFPQGGINPGETAEQAMYRELFEEVGLSKKDVRILASTRNWLRYKLPKRLVRWDTKPVCIGQKQKWFLLQLLCNDADINMQRSSTPEFDGWRWVSFWYPVRQVVSFKRDVYRRVMKEFAVTVMPMQEPAAPRQAPAYRRKRG, from the coding sequence GTGATCGATGATGATGGCTACCGCCCGAATGTTGGTATCGTAATCTGTAATCGTCAGGGGCAGGTCTTATGGGCCCGCCGTTACGGTCAGCACTCCTGGCAGTTTCCCCAAGGTGGGATTAACCCTGGCGAAACTGCGGAGCAGGCGATGTACCGTGAGCTGTTCGAAGAAGTGGGGCTGAGTAAAAAGGATGTGCGCATCCTGGCTTCGACCCGCAACTGGTTGCGCTATAAATTGCCGAAACGTTTGGTGCGTTGGGACACAAAGCCGGTTTGTATCGGCCAAAAGCAAAAATGGTTTTTGTTGCAGTTACTGTGCAATGACGCTGATATCAATATGCAACGCAGCAGCACGCCGGAGTTCGACGGTTGGCGCTGGGTGAGTTTTTGGTATCCGGTGCGCCAGGTGGTGTCGTTCAAACGCGACGTCTATCGCCGGGTGATGAAAGAATTCGCCGTGACCGTGATGCCGATGCAAGAGCCGGCGGCGCCGCGGCAAGCTCCCGCTTATCGCCGAAAGAGAGGTTAA
- the mutH gene encoding DNA mismatch repair endonuclease MutH: MAFLSPLPPPPENERQLFERAQALAGASFGELAARAQLPIPKDLKRDKGWVGMLLELYLGAMAGSKPEQDFPELGIELKTIPVDAAGKPLETTFVCVAPLTGNSGVTWASSHVRHKLARVLWIPVEGERQIPLAERRVGSPLLWSPSAAEEEMLRRDWEELMDLIVLGHVERITARHGEVLQLRPKAANSKALTEAIGEQGQPIMTLPRGFYLKKSFTGALLARHFSI, encoded by the coding sequence ATGGCGTTTTTATCCCCTTTGCCGCCCCCGCCGGAAAATGAACGGCAGCTGTTCGAGCGTGCTCAGGCGCTGGCCGGCGCCAGTTTTGGTGAGCTGGCCGCCCGCGCGCAGTTGCCGATCCCCAAGGATCTAAAGCGCGATAAGGGCTGGGTGGGTATGCTGCTGGAGCTGTACCTCGGCGCTATGGCCGGCAGTAAACCAGAGCAGGACTTTCCCGAACTGGGCATCGAGCTGAAAACCATTCCTGTTGACGCCGCCGGCAAACCGCTGGAAACCACTTTTGTCTGCGTCGCCCCGCTCACCGGCAACAGCGGCGTCACCTGGGCCAGCAGCCACGTTCGCCACAAGCTGGCACGCGTCTTGTGGATACCGGTAGAAGGCGAACGGCAGATCCCGCTGGCCGAACGCCGCGTCGGCTCGCCGCTGCTGTGGAGCCCGAGCGCCGCAGAAGAAGAGATGCTACGCCGCGATTGGGAAGAGTTGATGGATCTGATCGTGCTCGGCCACGTAGAGCGCATCACCGCACGCCACGGCGAAGTGCTGCAGCTACGCCCCAAAGCGGCCAACAGCAAGGCGCTCACCGAAGCCATCGGCGAGCAGGGGCAACCTATCATGACGCTGCCGCGCGGTTTCTATCTGAAAAAGAGTTTTACCGGCGCGCTGCTGGCAAGACATTTCTCAATCTAA
- the recC gene encoding exodeoxyribonuclease V subunit gamma, translated as MFTVYHSNQLDLLKTLTSALIARDPLADPFQQEVVLVQSPGMAQWLQMQLAEQFGIAANVAFPLPATFIWDMFTRVLPDIPKESAFSKDAMTWKLMWLLPEMLTQPAFAPLQHYLTDDGDKRKIHQLAGRVADLFDQYLVYRPQWLESWQRGERIDGLAEAQQWQAPLWARLVEYTRELGQPEWHRANLYSRFIHALEQAKTCPPGLPPRVFICGISALPPVYLEALQALGRHIDIHLMFTNPCRYYWGDIQDYAFLARLQSRKRRHYHQAREQGLFREPDDAARLFDAAGQQQLSNPLLASWGKLGRDHLYLLSQMEGAQEVDAFVDIPADTMLHAVQRDMLELEDHAVIGITAETLESSFSKRLLDENDRSLSLHACHSPQREVEVLHDQLLSMLAQDPSLTPRDIIVMVADIDSYTPYIQAVFGNAPAERYLPFAISDRKARQAHPALQAFISLLDLPQSRFTSEQVLALLEVPALAARFAIGEEGLRLLRHWVGESGVRWGLDDDNVRELDLPATGQHTWRFGITRMLLGYAMDSNAGDWQGILPYDESSGLVAELAGQLADLLAQLSHWRQVLSEARPLEAWLPLCRQLLDAFFAADSDTEVVLALIEQQWQQAINFGLAARYPDAVPLTILRDDLAARLDQERISQRFLAGQINFCTLMPMRSIPFKVVCLLGMNDGVYPRTLPPLGFDLMAQQVKRGDRSRRDDDRYLFLEAILSAQQKLYISFIGRSIQDNSPRYPSVLVTELLEYLEQSYCLPGDEELSADDSARRVGEHLLKWHARMPFAAENFLPGSEEQSYAAEWLPAADGRGAAHPAFNQPLPAEALQQISLDELLRFYRHPIRAFFQLRLGVSFILEETELPDEEPFTLDNLSRYQFNSQLLNTLIDGDDPERLFQRVRAAGGLPYGAFGEIYWQKQQEEMSELAEQVSAERTESHSLELDIDIAGVRLSGWLHQVQDDGLLRWRPATLSAVDGILLWLEHLVYCCAGGTGESRMYGRKNSAWRFAALAPDEAQAQLAELLAGYQRGLCEPLLLLNKSGWAWLSQCYLPETQEIDWAEEAQTKARAKLLQAWQGDQRIPGEGEDPYVQRVFRQLDNEYLAQILAETERYLLPVARHNQG; from the coding sequence ATGTTCACGGTTTATCATTCCAATCAGCTGGATTTGTTGAAAACGCTGACCAGCGCGCTGATAGCCAGAGATCCGTTGGCCGATCCTTTTCAACAGGAAGTGGTGCTGGTGCAAAGCCCCGGAATGGCGCAATGGCTGCAGATGCAGCTGGCGGAACAGTTTGGCATCGCCGCCAATGTCGCGTTTCCGCTGCCGGCGACCTTTATTTGGGACATGTTCACCCGGGTGTTGCCGGATATCCCGAAAGAGAGCGCCTTCAGCAAGGACGCCATGACCTGGAAGCTGATGTGGTTGCTGCCGGAGATGCTGACCCAGCCGGCGTTTGCGCCACTGCAGCACTATCTGACCGATGACGGCGACAAGCGCAAGATTCACCAGTTGGCCGGCCGGGTTGCCGACCTGTTCGACCAGTATTTGGTCTATCGCCCGCAGTGGCTGGAGAGCTGGCAGCGCGGCGAGCGCATTGACGGGCTGGCGGAGGCTCAGCAATGGCAGGCGCCGCTTTGGGCGCGGCTGGTGGAGTACACGCGCGAGCTGGGGCAGCCGGAATGGCACCGCGCCAATCTGTACAGCCGCTTTATCCACGCGCTGGAGCAGGCAAAAACGTGCCCGCCCGGTTTACCGCCGCGGGTGTTTATCTGCGGCATCTCGGCGTTGCCGCCGGTCTATCTGGAGGCGCTGCAGGCGCTGGGGCGGCATATCGATATCCACCTGATGTTCACCAACCCCTGTCGCTATTACTGGGGCGACATTCAGGATTACGCCTTTCTGGCTCGTTTGCAGAGCCGCAAGCGCCGTCACTACCACCAGGCTCGTGAGCAGGGGCTGTTCCGCGAGCCGGATGACGCGGCGCGCCTGTTTGACGCCGCAGGCCAGCAGCAGCTCAGCAACCCACTACTGGCCTCCTGGGGCAAGCTGGGGCGCGATCACCTCTATCTGTTGTCGCAGATGGAGGGAGCGCAAGAGGTCGACGCCTTTGTCGATATCCCGGCCGATACCATGCTGCACGCCGTTCAGCGCGATATGCTGGAGCTGGAAGACCATGCGGTGATCGGTATTACCGCGGAAACGCTGGAAAGCAGCTTCAGCAAGCGGCTGCTCGATGAGAACGACCGCTCCCTCAGCCTGCACGCTTGTCACAGCCCGCAGCGGGAAGTGGAAGTTTTACACGATCAACTACTGAGCATGCTGGCACAGGATCCGTCGTTGACGCCGCGTGACATCATCGTGATGGTGGCGGATATCGACAGCTACACGCCTTATATTCAGGCGGTGTTCGGCAATGCCCCCGCCGAGCGCTACCTGCCGTTTGCCATTTCCGACCGTAAAGCGCGCCAGGCGCATCCGGCGCTGCAGGCGTTCATTTCACTGCTCGATCTGCCGCAAAGCCGCTTTACTTCGGAACAGGTGTTGGCGCTGCTGGAGGTGCCGGCATTGGCCGCCCGTTTCGCCATTGGCGAAGAGGGGCTGCGCCTGTTGCGTCATTGGGTCGGTGAATCCGGCGTGCGCTGGGGCCTGGACGACGATAACGTGCGTGAACTGGATCTGCCCGCCACCGGCCAACATACCTGGCGCTTCGGCATTACGCGCATGCTGCTCGGCTACGCGATGGACAGCAATGCCGGCGATTGGCAGGGCATTTTACCTTACGATGAATCGAGCGGGTTGGTCGCCGAGTTGGCGGGGCAGTTGGCGGATCTGCTGGCGCAGCTCAGCCACTGGCGGCAAGTCTTGAGCGAAGCCCGCCCGCTCGAGGCGTGGCTGCCGCTGTGCCGGCAACTGCTCGATGCCTTCTTCGCTGCGGACAGCGACACCGAAGTCGTGCTGGCGCTGATCGAACAGCAGTGGCAGCAGGCCATCAATTTTGGCCTGGCGGCGCGCTATCCCGATGCGGTGCCATTGACCATTCTGCGCGACGATCTGGCGGCACGTCTCGATCAGGAGCGTATTAGCCAGCGCTTCCTCGCCGGGCAAATCAACTTCTGTACATTGATGCCGATGCGTTCCATTCCGTTCAAGGTAGTGTGCCTGCTGGGTATGAACGACGGCGTGTATCCACGCACGCTGCCGCCGCTGGGCTTCGATCTGATGGCGCAGCAGGTAAAACGCGGCGACCGTAGCCGTCGCGATGACGACCGTTATCTATTCCTGGAAGCGATTCTGTCCGCTCAGCAGAAGCTGTATATCAGCTTCATCGGCCGTTCCATCCAGGACAACAGCCCGCGCTACCCTTCGGTGCTGGTCACCGAGCTGCTGGAGTACCTGGAGCAAAGCTATTGCCTGCCGGGAGATGAGGAACTTAGCGCAGACGACAGCGCCCGGCGGGTTGGTGAGCACTTGCTGAAGTGGCACGCGCGCATGCCGTTCGCCGCCGAGAATTTCTTGCCGGGCTCGGAGGAGCAAAGCTATGCCGCCGAGTGGTTGCCCGCCGCTGATGGCCGCGGTGCGGCGCATCCGGCGTTCAACCAGCCGCTGCCGGCCGAAGCGCTGCAGCAAATATCGTTGGATGAGCTGCTGCGGTTTTACCGCCATCCGATTCGCGCGTTTTTCCAACTGCGGTTGGGCGTCAGTTTTATCCTGGAAGAGACCGAGCTGCCGGACGAAGAGCCTTTCACGCTGGATAACCTCAGCCGCTATCAGTTCAACAGCCAACTGCTGAATACGCTGATAGACGGCGACGATCCCGAACGATTGTTCCAGCGGGTGCGCGCCGCCGGCGGCTTGCCCTATGGCGCTTTCGGCGAAATCTATTGGCAAAAGCAGCAGGAAGAGATGAGCGAACTGGCCGAGCAGGTGAGCGCGGAACGCACAGAGAGCCATAGCCTGGAGCTGGATATCGATATCGCCGGCGTGCGCCTCAGCGGCTGGCTGCATCAGGTACAGGATGACGGCCTGTTGCGCTGGCGGCCCGCTACGCTGTCGGCGGTGGACGGCATATTGCTGTGGTTGGAGCATTTGGTGTATTGCTGTGCCGGCGGCACCGGCGAGAGCCGCATGTATGGCCGCAAGAACTCTGCCTGGCGCTTTGCCGCATTGGCGCCTGATGAGGCGCAGGCGCAACTGGCAGAACTGTTGGCTGGCTATCAGCGCGGCCTGTGTGAGCCGCTGCTGTTGCTGAATAAGAGTGGCTGGGCATGGCTGAGCCAGTGCTATCTGCCGGAAACGCAGGAAATAGACTGGGCGGAAGAAGCACAAACCAAGGCTCGAGCCAAACTGCTGCAGGCCTGGCAGGGCGATCAGCGGATTCCCGGAGAAGGGGAAGATCCCTACGTGCAGCGAGTGTTCCGTCAGTTAGACAATGAGTACCTGGCGCAAATACTGGCTGAAACAGAGCGTTATCTGCTACCGGTGGCGCGGCATAACCAGGGGTAA
- a CDS encoding prepilin peptidase-dependent protein, which produces MNDNTLSNIDDRQRGMTLIELLVAILIAGMLTGWGVGQWRHHQQALRLEHTAQQLLAFLLRLQADANWRNRTTLLWFKNSTPWCLGGGVPPPDCGSAEGSVFSPSYRDVALSGYTGKEIGFYGLRNTAQAGHILLSNEAGSLRLVLSARGRLRLCSEGQRVRGIALC; this is translated from the coding sequence ATGAACGACAATACTCTCTCGAACATCGATGATCGCCAGCGCGGCATGACGCTGATTGAGCTGTTGGTGGCGATTCTGATCGCCGGCATGCTCACCGGCTGGGGCGTCGGGCAATGGCGCCATCATCAGCAAGCGTTGCGGCTGGAACACACGGCTCAACAGCTGCTGGCGTTTCTACTGCGCTTGCAGGCGGACGCCAACTGGCGTAACCGCACGACGTTACTGTGGTTCAAGAACAGCACGCCCTGGTGTCTGGGCGGTGGCGTGCCGCCGCCGGATTGCGGTTCTGCCGAGGGCTCTGTTTTCTCGCCGTCTTATCGCGACGTCGCGTTGAGCGGCTACACCGGCAAAGAGATTGGGTTTTACGGTTTGCGCAATACCGCGCAGGCGGGGCACATCCTTCTCAGCAACGAGGCAGGCAGCCTGCGGTTGGTGCTGTCCGCCCGAGGCCGGCTGCGTTTGTGCAGCGAAGGGCAACGGGTCAGGGGCATCGCGCTATGTTGA
- a CDS encoding prepilin-type N-terminal cleavage/methylation domain-containing protein: protein MAVNARAARISRNGFSLPEVLVAALLFSVSLLGLLQYHQVLLQSFQRQWHYRQAWVLAHQQLEAFAVTGRLEEEPLLEGWRRETALGDVDSDCRRLMVRVQTPQRQWATLSRWYCTRF from the coding sequence GTGGCGGTTAACGCTCGGGCAGCGCGGATATCCCGCAACGGCTTCAGTCTGCCGGAAGTGTTGGTGGCGGCCTTGTTGTTCTCGGTGTCGCTGCTTGGCTTGTTACAGTATCATCAGGTGCTGTTGCAGTCGTTCCAGCGCCAGTGGCACTACCGGCAAGCATGGGTGCTGGCACATCAGCAGCTAGAGGCGTTCGCCGTCACCGGGCGGCTCGAGGAAGAACCGCTGCTGGAAGGTTGGCGACGCGAGACGGCGCTTGGCGATGTGGATAGTGATTGCCGTCGATTGATGGTCAGAGTACAAACGCCGCAGCGGCAGTGGGCAACGCTGAGCCGCTGGTATTGCACCCGCTTTTAA
- the lgt gene encoding prolipoprotein diacylglyceryl transferase codes for MSNSYLAFPKFDPVIFSIGPVSLHWYGLMYLVGFVFAMWLAVRRANKPGSGWTKDEVENLLYAGFLGVFVGGRVGYVLFYNLPLFLDNPLYLFKVWDGGMSFHGGLMGVILVMFWFARRTKRTFFQVSDFIAPLIPFGLGAGRLGNFINGELWGRVTTDTPWAMLFPSSRSEDVALAAADPSLLPLLNQYGVLPRHPSQLYELLLEGVVLFIILNLFIRKPRPMGAVSGLFLIGYGAFRIIVEAFRQPDAQLGLFDGVISMGQILSIPMVVAGVIMMIWAYRRRPQQQLS; via the coding sequence ATGAGCAATAGCTATCTGGCGTTTCCTAAATTCGATCCGGTCATTTTCTCCATTGGCCCGGTTTCTCTGCATTGGTACGGTCTGATGTACCTGGTCGGCTTCGTTTTTGCCATGTGGCTGGCAGTGCGCCGCGCCAACAAACCGGGCAGCGGCTGGACCAAAGACGAAGTGGAAAACCTGCTCTACGCCGGTTTCCTGGGCGTATTCGTTGGCGGCCGCGTAGGCTATGTGCTGTTCTACAACCTGCCCCTGTTCCTGGATAACCCGCTCTATTTGTTCAAGGTCTGGGATGGCGGCATGTCGTTCCACGGTGGCTTGATGGGGGTGATTCTGGTGATGTTCTGGTTCGCTCGTCGCACCAAACGCACCTTCTTCCAGGTTTCCGATTTCATCGCGCCATTGATCCCGTTCGGCCTGGGCGCCGGCCGCCTCGGCAACTTCATCAACGGTGAACTGTGGGGCCGTGTGACCACCGATACCCCTTGGGCGATGCTGTTCCCAAGCTCGCGCAGCGAAGACGTGGCTCTCGCCGCCGCCGATCCTTCTCTGCTGCCGCTGCTGAATCAGTACGGCGTGCTGCCGCGCCACCCGTCGCAGCTGTATGAGCTGCTGCTGGAAGGCGTGGTGCTGTTTATCATTCTGAACCTGTTCATCCGCAAGCCGCGGCCGATGGGCGCAGTATCAGGCCTGTTCCTGATCGGTTATGGTGCATTCCGCATCATCGTTGAAGCGTTCCGCCAGCCGGATGCCCAGCTCGGCCTGTTCGACGGCGTGATCAGCATGGGGCAGATCCTGTCCATCCCGATGGTGGTGGCCGGTGTTATTATGATGATTTGGGCGTACCGTCGTCGCCCGCAGCAACAACTGTCGTGA
- the thyA gene encoding thymidylate synthase has protein sequence MKQYLDLMNKVLAEGTPKADRTGTGTLSIFGHQMRFNLQEGFPLVTTKKCHLRSIIHELLWFLNGDTNIAYLRDNKVTIWDEWADENGDLGPVYGKQWRSWGAADGRQIDQLSNVLQQLKQDPDSRRIIVSAWNVGELDQMALAPCHAFFQFYVADGKLSCQLYQRSCDVFLGLPFNIASYALLVHMMAQQCDLEVGDFVWTGGDTHLYSNHMEQTQLQLTREPRPLPKLVIKRKPASLFDYRFEDFEIEGYDPHPAIKAPVAI, from the coding sequence ATGAAACAGTATCTGGATTTGATGAACAAGGTGCTCGCCGAGGGCACCCCTAAAGCCGACCGTACCGGCACTGGCACGTTGTCGATTTTCGGCCACCAGATGCGTTTCAACTTGCAGGAAGGCTTCCCGTTGGTGACCACCAAGAAATGTCACCTGCGTTCGATCATTCATGAGCTGTTATGGTTCCTGAACGGCGATACCAACATCGCCTACCTGCGTGACAACAAGGTCACCATTTGGGACGAGTGGGCCGATGAAAACGGCGATCTTGGCCCGGTGTACGGCAAACAGTGGCGCTCTTGGGGCGCAGCGGATGGCCGTCAGATCGATCAACTGAGCAACGTGCTCCAACAGCTGAAGCAAGATCCGGATTCGCGCCGCATCATCGTTTCCGCCTGGAACGTCGGCGAGCTGGATCAGATGGCGTTGGCGCCGTGCCACGCGTTCTTCCAGTTCTACGTAGCGGACGGCAAGCTCTCTTGCCAGCTGTATCAGCGTTCCTGCGACGTCTTCCTCGGCCTGCCGTTCAACATCGCCAGTTACGCGCTGTTGGTGCACATGATGGCGCAGCAGTGCGATCTGGAAGTGGGCGATTTCGTCTGGACCGGCGGCGATACCCACCTGTACAGCAACCACATGGAACAGACTCAGCTGCAGCTGACGCGTGAACCGCGTCCGTTGCCGAAACTGGTGATCAAACGCAAACCGGCTTCGCTGTTCGATTACCGTTTCGAAGACTTCGAGATCGAAGGTTACGATCCGCATCCGGCCATCAAGGCGCCGGTTGCGATCTGA
- a CDS encoding YgdB family protein, whose translation MNRRTQRGGSTLAAVVLLLALGLMLLNAQHRQLDNALLLASDQQRYLQAYNQAASALSWGMSQQWPRAELSAAAWSCRQRAELTACARLSARAGVVTVRGLGEMRGGEPLWLYQWGAFNGAEATGKVQAQPGGRLDFCPEKRLADCGG comes from the coding sequence ATGAACCGTCGCACTCAGCGAGGCGGTAGCACCCTGGCGGCGGTGGTGTTGCTGTTGGCGTTGGGGCTGATGTTGCTCAATGCTCAACATCGGCAATTGGATAACGCTCTGCTACTGGCCTCCGATCAGCAGCGCTACCTTCAGGCTTACAATCAGGCCGCTTCGGCGCTGAGCTGGGGCATGAGCCAGCAATGGCCGCGCGCCGAGCTGAGTGCGGCGGCCTGGTCATGCAGGCAGCGCGCGGAACTGACGGCCTGCGCTCGGCTGTCTGCCAGAGCGGGCGTCGTGACGGTACGTGGCCTTGGTGAGATGCGTGGCGGTGAACCGCTGTGGCTGTATCAATGGGGCGCCTTTAACGGCGCGGAGGCCACTGGCAAGGTGCAAGCGCAGCCGGGCGGTCGGCTGGATTTTTGCCCCGAGAAAAGGTTGGCCGACTGTGGCGGTTAA
- a CDS encoding prepilin peptidase-dependent protein has product MLTCERGFTLPEVMLALVFGSVIALGAAKTYPLLRQQNVAVSQHFRLESTLRQLAFGIEKDLRRAGFCAGQCAGRPLLIGQAAGESVGSCVIVAYDIARSGQWLTSGEDAGYFGYRLRNGGLEGQRGVSQCDGGGWERLLDHDEVRIERFHVAIERGEHGSTLARLTLAGRSASDARIGRSLNGSVEMAALP; this is encoded by the coding sequence ATGTTGACTTGCGAACGCGGGTTTACCTTGCCGGAAGTGATGTTGGCGTTGGTATTCGGTAGCGTGATCGCGCTCGGTGCGGCAAAAACCTACCCACTGTTGCGCCAGCAAAACGTGGCTGTAAGCCAGCATTTCCGGCTGGAATCAACGCTGCGGCAGTTGGCGTTCGGCATTGAGAAAGATCTGCGCCGCGCCGGCTTTTGCGCCGGGCAGTGCGCCGGCCGGCCGCTGCTGATCGGCCAGGCTGCGGGAGAATCGGTGGGCAGCTGCGTTATCGTCGCCTACGACATCGCTCGCAGCGGGCAATGGCTCACTTCGGGCGAGGATGCGGGCTATTTCGGTTACCGGCTGCGCAATGGCGGCTTGGAAGGGCAGCGCGGCGTGAGCCAATGCGATGGCGGCGGCTGGGAGCGGCTGCTCGATCATGACGAAGTGCGCATTGAGCGGTTTCACGTGGCGATAGAGCGGGGCGAGCACGGTTCGACCTTGGCTCGCCTGACGCTGGCGGGGCGCTCCGCCAGCGATGCGCGTATCGGGCGTAGCCTGAACGGGAGCGTCGAAATGGCGGCACTGCCATGA
- the ptsP gene encoding phosphoenolpyruvate--protein phosphotransferase has product MLTRLREIVEKVAAAASLTDALDLLVNETCLAMDTEVCSIYLADNDRRCYYLMATRGLKKPRGRTIALAFDEGVVGLVGRRAEPINLADAQSHPSFKYVPQVKEDRFRSFLGVPIIHRRQLLGVLVVQQRELRQFDESEESFMVTLATQMAGILSQSQLNAIFGQYRQTRVRALAASPGVAVAEGWQDSSQPSLDQVYRASTLDTASERERLTLALEEAGAEFRRFSKRFAASSQKESAAIFDLYSHLLNDARLKRELFAEIDNGSVAEWAVKQVIETFAEQFAKLQDTYMRERGSDLRALGQRLLFHLDDTTQGATQWPARFVLVADELTATLLAEVPQDRLVGVVVRDGAANSHAAILVRAMGVPTVMGADIQPSLLSQRLLIVDGYRGELLVDPEPVLVQEYQRLISEELELSKLAEDDVEQPAQLKSGERIQVMLNAGLSPEHEQLLGGRVDGVGLYRTEIPFMLQSGFPSEEEQVAQYQGMLQLYPSKPVTLRTLDIGADKQLPYMPISEENPCLGWRGIRITLDQPEIFLIQVRAMLRANAGTGNLGILLPMVTSLEEVDEAKRLIDRAGREVEEVLGYAIPKPKIGVMLEVPSMIFLIPHLAGRVDFISVGTNDLTQYLLAVDRNNTRVASLYDSLHPAMLQVLKLIAEQGKAAGLQLSLCGELAGDPMGALLLVGMGYRNLSMNGRSVARIKYLLRHIELSDAEVLAQRVLNTQMTTEVRHLVAAFMERRGMGGLIRGGR; this is encoded by the coding sequence ATGCTCACGCGCTTGCGAGAAATTGTAGAGAAGGTGGCCGCGGCGGCCAGTCTGACGGATGCGCTGGATCTGCTGGTCAATGAAACCTGTCTGGCGATGGACACCGAAGTGTGCTCCATCTACCTGGCGGACAACGATCGCCGCTGCTACTACCTGATGGCCACGCGCGGGCTGAAAAAGCCGCGTGGGCGCACTATCGCATTGGCGTTTGACGAGGGCGTCGTCGGGTTGGTCGGCCGCCGGGCCGAGCCTATTAACCTGGCCGATGCCCAAAGCCACCCCAGTTTCAAATACGTTCCGCAGGTGAAAGAGGATCGTTTCCGATCCTTCCTCGGGGTGCCGATCATTCATCGGCGCCAGCTGCTGGGCGTGCTGGTGGTGCAGCAGCGCGAACTGCGCCAGTTCGACGAAAGCGAAGAGTCTTTCATGGTAACCCTGGCCACGCAGATGGCCGGGATCCTTTCGCAGTCGCAGCTTAACGCCATTTTCGGCCAGTATCGCCAAACGCGCGTGCGTGCGCTGGCGGCCTCGCCCGGCGTGGCGGTGGCGGAAGGGTGGCAGGACAGCAGCCAACCTTCGCTCGATCAGGTTTACCGCGCGTCGACGCTGGACACCGCCAGCGAGCGCGAGCGTCTGACATTGGCGCTGGAAGAGGCCGGCGCGGAATTTCGCCGTTTCAGCAAGCGTTTTGCCGCCAGCTCGCAAAAAGAGAGTGCGGCGATCTTCGATCTTTATTCTCACCTGTTAAACGACGCCCGCCTCAAGCGTGAACTGTTCGCCGAAATCGACAACGGTTCGGTGGCGGAGTGGGCGGTGAAACAGGTGATAGAAACCTTTGCCGAGCAGTTCGCCAAACTGCAGGACACCTACATGCGCGAGCGCGGCAGCGACCTGCGCGCGCTGGGCCAGCGCCTGCTGTTCCACCTCGACGACACCACCCAGGGCGCCACCCAGTGGCCGGCGCGTTTTGTGCTGGTGGCGGATGAACTGACCGCGACGTTGCTGGCCGAAGTGCCGCAGGATCGCCTGGTCGGCGTGGTGGTGCGCGACGGTGCCGCCAACTCGCATGCGGCGATTTTGGTGCGTGCGATGGGGGTGCCGACGGTGATGGGCGCCGACATCCAACCTTCTTTGCTCAGCCAGCGGCTGCTGATCGTCGATGGCTATCGCGGTGAACTGCTGGTCGATCCTGAGCCGGTGCTGGTGCAGGAATATCAACGGCTGATCAGCGAAGAACTTGAGCTGAGCAAGCTGGCGGAAGATGACGTCGAGCAGCCGGCGCAATTGAAAAGCGGCGAGCGCATTCAGGTGATGCTGAATGCCGGCCTCAGCCCGGAACATGAACAGCTGTTGGGCGGCCGGGTGGATGGCGTGGGGCTATACCGCACCGAAATCCCGTTCATGCTGCAAAGCGGCTTCCCTTCCGAAGAGGAGCAGGTCGCCCAGTACCAGGGCATGCTGCAGCTTTACCCGAGCAAGCCGGTCACGCTGCGCACTCTGGATATCGGCGCCGACAAGCAGCTGCCCTATATGCCGATCAGTGAAGAGAACCCCTGCCTGGGTTGGCGCGGCATCCGCATCACCCTGGATCAGCCGGAGATCTTTTTGATTCAGGTGCGCGCGATGCTGCGCGCCAACGCCGGCACCGGCAACCTGGGCATTCTGTTGCCGATGGTCACCAGCCTGGAAGAGGTCGACGAGGCCAAACGCTTGATTGACCGCGCCGGGCGCGAGGTGGAAGAGGTACTCGGCTACGCGATCCCGAAACCGAAAATCGGCGTGATGCTGGAAGTGCCGTCGATGATTTTCCTGATCCCGCATTTGGCAGGGCGCGTTGATTTCATCTCGGTCGGCACCAACGACTTGACCCAGTATCTGCTGGCGGTGGATCGCAACAACACCCGCGTCGCCTCGCTGTATGACAGTTTGCACCCCGCAATGTTGCAAGTGCTGAAATTGATCGCCGAGCAGGGGAAAGCGGCCGGGTTGCAGCTTAGCCTCTGCGGAGAGTTGGCCGGCGACCCCATGGGCGCGCTGTTGCTGGTGGGCATGGGCTATCGTAATCTGAGCATGAACGGCCGCAGCGTGGCGCGCATCAAATACCTGCTGCGGCATATCGAGCTTTCCGACGCCGAAGTGTTGGCGCAGCGGGTGTTGAACACCCAGATGACCACCGAGGTGCGCCATCTGGTGGCGGCATTTATGGAGCGGCGCGGCATGGGCGGGCTAATCCGCGGGGGCCGATAG